A section of the Solitalea canadensis DSM 3403 genome encodes:
- a CDS encoding response regulator, which yields MDKLRQKILIVDDEQDICRLLEFVLVKNGYEVRYVHTLSDGLTTLTSDSPTIIFLDINLPDGSGLDALPAIKSSHPQSTIISISALDAKEKALANGASYFIGKPFTINEINSIVNSIVH from the coding sequence ATGGATAAGTTGAGACAAAAGATACTTATAGTAGATGATGAGCAGGATATTTGTCGGTTACTTGAGTTTGTACTGGTAAAAAATGGCTACGAGGTCCGCTATGTACATACTTTAAGTGATGGACTAACAACCTTGACTTCTGATAGTCCTACTATAATTTTCTTAGATATAAACCTACCGGATGGTTCAGGTTTAGATGCATTACCTGCTATAAAATCATCTCATCCACAAAGTACAATTATTAGTATTAGCGCTCTTGATGCAAAAGAAAAGGCTTTAGCAAACGGAGCAAGTTATTTTATAGGGAAACCATTTACAATAAATGAAATAAACTCAATTGTTAACAGTATTGTGCATTGA
- a CDS encoding AMP nucleosidase, giving the protein MKNKDEIVANWLPRYTGTELKDFGEYILLTNFNNYVRLFAEWEGVELRGQDKPMLNATSRDITIINFGMGSPNAALIMDLLSAIKPKASLFLGKCGGLKKKNELGDLVLPIAAIRGEGTSNDYFPAEVPALPAFALQKAVSTTIREHNRDYWTGTVYTTNRRVWEHDDEFKDYLRLIRSMAIDMETATLFSAGFSNQIPIGALLLVSDQPMIATGVKTAESDKKVTEAFVEQHLRIGIDSLYQLINKGNTIKHLRFEDY; this is encoded by the coding sequence ATGAAAAATAAAGATGAAATCGTGGCCAATTGGCTACCACGCTACACAGGTACCGAACTGAAAGACTTTGGTGAATATATCCTCCTTACAAACTTCAATAATTATGTACGACTCTTTGCTGAATGGGAAGGTGTTGAGTTAAGAGGTCAGGACAAACCGATGTTAAATGCCACTTCAAGGGATATTACTATTATTAACTTCGGTATGGGAAGCCCTAATGCTGCCCTTATTATGGATTTGCTCTCTGCCATTAAGCCAAAAGCTTCTTTGTTTTTAGGTAAATGTGGCGGATTAAAAAAGAAAAATGAATTAGGGGATCTGGTATTGCCAATTGCAGCAATAAGAGGAGAAGGAACATCAAACGATTATTTTCCTGCAGAAGTTCCTGCTTTACCGGCTTTTGCCTTGCAGAAAGCGGTGTCGACAACCATAAGGGAGCATAATCGTGATTACTGGACCGGAACTGTTTACACCACAAACAGGAGAGTGTGGGAACATGATGATGAGTTTAAAGACTACTTGCGTTTGATAAGGAGTATGGCCATCGACATGGAAACCGCCACATTGTTTTCTGCCGGATTTTCTAATCAAATACCAATTGGAGCGCTACTTTTAGTTTCAGACCAACCGATGATTGCAACTGGAGTAAAAACCGCCGAAAGTGACAAAAAGGTAACAGAAGCTTTTGTAGAACAACATTTACGAATAGGGATTGACTCTCTGTATCAGCTGATCAATAAAGGGAATACGATCAAGCATCTCCGATTTGAAGATTATTGA
- a CDS encoding sigma-54-dependent transcriptional regulator — protein sequence MKNILIIDDEVNIGLLLTRFLTKHGFNVETATSGAKAMDLLNINKYDLVLCDYRLEDTDGREMLDKILAIHPQTVVIIITGYSDVKIAVEMVKNGAYDYISKPLYPDEILNTINKALETAQVRKEETVATVAEENGARKTPKAGKAIEGNLLTKNYILGECESARELYRQISLVAPTNYSVILFGESGTGKESVANMIHQNTPRKDKPFIPLDCGSLSKELAGSELFGHEKGSFTGALGQKIGHFEMANGGTLFLDEVANLSYDIQVSLLRVIQERKVKRIGGNKEIDLDVRILVASNENLWEAVQKGRFREDLYHRFNEFSIHIPPLRTRHGDLMLFAEHFLKQTSNELNKHILGFSPDVIRYFTRYSWPGNIRELKNVVRRAALLTEDGREIETRSLPLELLELNASVTSSFSEPHFEEATRVISYNRNDLKSAAQEAELDTIMKVLREVNFNKTKAAAILNIDRKTLYNKMKAMKLN from the coding sequence ATGAAAAATATTCTTATCATCGACGACGAGGTAAACATTGGTTTATTATTGACTCGTTTTTTAACCAAACACGGCTTTAATGTTGAAACGGCAACCAGTGGGGCTAAAGCTATGGACTTGCTAAACATCAACAAGTATGATTTGGTTCTATGCGATTACCGCCTTGAAGATACAGATGGACGTGAAATGCTTGACAAAATACTTGCAATTCATCCTCAAACGGTAGTAATTATTATTACAGGATATTCTGATGTAAAAATTGCCGTAGAAATGGTTAAGAATGGAGCTTATGATTATATTTCAAAACCATTATATCCAGATGAAATCTTAAACACGATTAATAAAGCACTTGAAACCGCTCAGGTTCGTAAAGAAGAAACCGTGGCAACAGTGGCCGAAGAAAACGGCGCACGCAAAACACCTAAAGCAGGCAAAGCGATTGAAGGAAACTTATTGACCAAAAACTACATTTTAGGCGAATGTGAATCAGCCAGAGAACTGTATCGTCAGATCAGCCTGGTAGCACCAACAAATTATAGTGTTATTTTATTTGGTGAAAGTGGAACCGGAAAAGAGTCTGTTGCAAACATGATTCATCAGAATACTCCACGAAAAGATAAACCTTTTATACCGCTTGATTGTGGATCATTATCAAAAGAATTAGCAGGTAGTGAACTATTTGGGCATGAAAAAGGTTCTTTCACAGGAGCTTTGGGACAAAAAATCGGTCATTTTGAGATGGCAAATGGTGGGACGCTCTTTTTGGATGAAGTAGCCAACTTATCCTATGATATCCAGGTTTCTTTACTTCGTGTAATACAGGAGCGAAAAGTAAAACGCATTGGGGGTAATAAAGAAATCGATCTGGATGTTCGCATTTTAGTTGCTTCAAATGAGAACTTATGGGAAGCAGTTCAAAAAGGACGATTCCGGGAAGATCTTTATCACCGATTTAATGAATTTAGCATACATATTCCTCCTCTAAGAACACGTCATGGAGATTTAATGCTTTTTGCTGAGCACTTCTTGAAACAAACCAGTAATGAATTAAATAAACATATTTTAGGATTCTCGCCGGATGTTATTCGTTATTTTACCCGTTACAGTTGGCCGGGAAATATCCGTGAATTAAAAAATGTGGTAAGAAGAGCGGCTCTATTAACTGAAGACGGACGTGAAATAGAAACCCGTTCATTGCCTTTAGAATTACTTGAGTTAAACGCGTCGGTTACTTCAAGCTTTAGCGAACCACATTTTGAAGAGGCAACACGTGTAATTTCGTATAACCGTAATGATTTAAAATCGGCAGCGCAAGAAGCCGAGTTAGACACGATCATGAAGGTTTTACGTGAAGTTAATTTTAATAAAACAAAAGCGGCAGCAATCTTAAATATAGACCGAAAAACGCTCTATAATAAAATGAAAGCAATGAAGCTTAACTAA